The window CAGATTAGAAATCAACACtgtcatatttaaaaatcaatatcaagATAGAATCAGTTGAATATTTCAAACCAAGAAACAGATGAATACATCAAATACAGATTGTTTATACATACCTGCCAACTTTTTCACTTGAGGAATATCAATGCTGttgctttccttttgaaaacaatcatatactgtgattcttttcttcttcaaatgaatTTCCATCCCAATCCAGACATTGCTTTTTTTTCCAAGAGTAATCCCATACacaacatcaacatcttctccCCATGTCTTCTCTGGATATACCTTCCCTCTCACAGTATCTTTAAATAAATCGTTGAAAATCTTTTTACCTTTGaccttttctttcttgtaagCCAAATCATCAGAGAGCAAGCAATGCAAGAACTCCATAGGTAGGAAGCACGCCTTTGGAATCTTGTAGTTGTGGAACCAAGCAGCATTCTCATTTCTTCTGCAATTTAGCATTGCAAAGGCTCCATCAATGCTGCTAAAAAAAAGGCAAACATTATCTAATTTGTTACTATATAATTTCCTGAAACTAAACAAATCctcctgaattttttttttaaaaaaaagctcaaggcaagaacatatgtaacaaattacctctttcttaaggtccttttttgcattttccatgctttgaaagaaagatttccttATCTTATTATCATTGATTGATAGGGACCTGCAGTCGATTAAAGATTCAAAGGAATTACCAAACctcttatacataaatataagaatatatagacAAGGACAGAAACATGCTTACGTTTCATGCATGCCGGGCTTTAATGTCATCCAATTTTGAAGCCTTGAAAGCTTATGTTCCGCAGGAGTTGAAAACGGATCAACTGCAGGTATAATCTCAGGTATTACAGTTAAAGCCGGATTTCTGTCAGACTTGAATGGAGTTTTTGTGTCTCTAGATCGTTTAGGCACCCTCTCGCTccttcttaggaaaacattatccattcctgaattttgtgatgaggcagcagctttccttttcttatcaGGCTTCACCTTTAATCAAACAATAGACACCaagcaaaatattatcaaatttgttGCAATCGGAATTTCTGGAAACCATTCCTGAAACTAAAATGTATGTATATCAAACAATTCACGTGAAGTATAATTCTAGTTATGATTTACCTTATCTGCCATCTTCCAGACTCCATCTTTCCATTCTCTATGAATTCGCAAATCTGAATGTTTGAatagaatagtttccatagaagTATAGAGACACACCGAGTATGTGTTATCACCAAGTACCATGCTAATTTGTCCGCTGCTCCAGCCATTGTTGTAGAAGGCTTCTACTTATCCATCATCTCAAAGGATTTTTGGTCACTAGTTGGTGTTGCAGGACGTATTTTGTCAGCCGTGATAGTATCCTGAAGTTTCTGAAGTCTATGTTGGTCTGTGAAGAGTGTCGTGTACTCAACTGTCAGCTCCTCTAGTCCTTCACACAGTTTAAGATCAACAACCTTTCCTGGATACCATATTTCGTCATCAGTAGACAAAATTTCAACCTCTGCGCCTATTTGAAAGTGAGCTAGAAGCCTGCTTACTTCAAcctattaaaaatgaagattCAGTAACATCAGCGGTTTTAATTTTAGTTAGAATAATATTTAAGATCAAATATACTCGATGCATACCtcgtttttttctgaaaaatctaTAGCACTTGTCTGAAGATGCTCTGTTTGCTGAGTAATAGGCGGCATCTTCGAAACATAtgtggaaactagctcagtagTAGGTTCTGTAGTATCCTTGAGATTTTCTTCTGCTTGATTCTGCTCTGATGGTGTCTCATCGGATTGATCTCCCTCACTTGTCTGAAGGTGCTGTGTTTTGCGGAGTAAGAGGCTGTGTCTTCGAAACATCtgtggaaactagctcagtagTAGGTTCTGTAGTATCCTTGAGATATTCTTCCGCTTGATTCTTTCTGCTTGATTGTGAATGCTCTCCTTCacttgtagaaaaatattgggtcgcagtttctgtctcactctataagacaaaagtaaatggtaagagttagttgaatagaaaaatattacctaaacattttaaatattcttcttaccaaagcattcttattttcttcaataACTA is drawn from Brassica rapa cultivar Chiifu-401-42 chromosome A05, CAAS_Brap_v3.01, whole genome shotgun sequence and contains these coding sequences:
- the LOC117133986 gene encoding uncharacterized protein LOC117133986, whose translation is MLNCRRNENAAWFHNYKIPKACFLPMEFLHCLLSDDLAYKKEKVKGKKIFNDLFKDTVRGKVYPEKTWGEDVDVVYGITLGKKSNVWIGMEIHLKKKRITVYDCFQKESNSIDIPQVKKLAVLISNLLVESSGDEVDKVKMIPFEIEQAQGLPKTKHPFNCGIFLVKILECQSLKIGDMTKINDDNALELRRTLSCEIFNQFVDESFGK
- the LOC117133988 gene encoding uncharacterized protein LOC117133988, with amino-acid sequence MVLGDNTYSVCLYTSMETILFKHSDLRIHREWKDGVWKMADKVKPDKKRKAAASSQNSGMDNVFLRRSERVPKRSRDTKTPFKSDRNPALTVIPEIIPAVDPFSTPAEHKLSRLQNWMTLKPGMHET